One window of the Enterobacter huaxiensis genome contains the following:
- the xerC gene encoding tyrosine recombinase XerC, giving the protein MTDELLAADVSRFLRYLSVERQLSPITLLNYRRQLDAILQIADEIGLKSWQQCDAATVRGFVVRSRKKNLSPASLALRLSALRSFFDWLVSQGGLKANPAKGIATPKAPRHLPKNIDVDDVNRLLDIDLNDPLAVRDRAMLEVMYGAGLRLSELVNLDIKHLDLESGEVWVMGKGSKERRLPIGRNAVSWIEHWLDLRGLFGAEEDALFLSKLGKRISARNVQKRFAEWGIKQGLNSHVHPHKLRHSFATHMLESSGDLRGVQELLGHANLSTTQIYTHLDFQHLASVYDAAHPRAKRGK; this is encoded by the coding sequence ATGACGGACGAACTGCTCGCCGCTGACGTCTCGCGCTTTCTGCGCTATCTGAGCGTTGAGCGTCAGCTAAGCCCGATTACGCTGCTCAATTACCGACGCCAGCTCGATGCCATCCTGCAGATTGCCGACGAGATCGGCCTGAAAAGCTGGCAGCAGTGTGACGCGGCGACGGTGCGCGGGTTTGTGGTGCGTAGCCGTAAAAAAAACCTCAGCCCGGCAAGCCTCGCGCTGAGGCTGTCTGCCCTGCGCAGCTTTTTCGACTGGCTGGTCAGCCAGGGCGGCTTAAAAGCCAATCCGGCAAAAGGCATCGCCACGCCGAAAGCCCCGCGCCATCTGCCGAAAAATATCGATGTCGACGACGTAAACCGCCTGCTGGATATCGATCTTAACGACCCGCTGGCCGTACGCGACCGCGCGATGCTGGAGGTAATGTACGGTGCAGGCCTGCGTCTCTCTGAACTGGTGAACCTCGATATAAAGCATCTCGATCTGGAGTCCGGCGAAGTGTGGGTGATGGGCAAAGGCAGCAAAGAGCGCCGCCTGCCGATTGGCCGCAACGCGGTCTCCTGGATTGAACACTGGCTGGATCTGCGCGGGCTGTTTGGCGCAGAAGAAGATGCGCTGTTTTTATCGAAGCTCGGCAAGCGGATCTCGGCGCGTAACGTGCAGAAGCGCTTTGCGGAGTGGGGCATTAAGCAGGGGCTGAACAGCCACGTGCATCCGCACAAGCTGCGCCACTCGTTTGCTACCCATATGCTTGAATCAAGCGGCGATCTGCGCGGCGTGCAGGAACTCCTCGGTCACGCGAACCTGTCGACCACCCAAATCTATACCCACTTAGACTTCCAACACCTTGCCTCGGTGTATGACGCGGCGCATCCACGCGCCAAACGGGGGAAATAA
- the yigB gene encoding 5-amino-6-(5-phospho-D-ribitylamino)uracil phosphatase YigB gives MRFYRPLGQISALTFDLDDTLYDNREVILRTEQESLAFVQNYHPALKAMQNKDFQQLRQSLRETEPEIYHDVTEWRRRAVEQAMLSVGLSAREAAIGAEASMENFAKWRSRIDVPQETHDTLAKLAEKWPLVAITNGNAQPELFGLGDYFEFVLRAGPHGRSKPFSDMYHLAAEKLNLPLGEILHVGDDLTTDVAGAIRCGMQACWIRPENADLMTTPDSRLLPHVEISRLASLTTLI, from the coding sequence ATGCGTTTTTACCGCCCACTCGGTCAGATCTCTGCCCTGACGTTTGACCTTGATGACACTCTCTATGACAACCGCGAGGTGATCCTGCGTACCGAGCAGGAGTCGCTGGCGTTTGTGCAGAACTACCATCCGGCATTGAAAGCGATGCAGAACAAAGATTTTCAGCAGCTGCGTCAGTCTCTGCGGGAGACCGAGCCGGAGATTTACCACGACGTAACCGAATGGCGCCGCCGTGCGGTCGAACAGGCGATGCTCAGCGTTGGCCTGAGCGCGCGCGAGGCGGCCATTGGCGCGGAGGCATCAATGGAAAACTTCGCCAAATGGCGCAGCCGTATTGACGTACCGCAGGAGACTCACGACACGCTGGCGAAGCTCGCGGAGAAGTGGCCGCTGGTGGCGATCACCAACGGTAACGCCCAGCCTGAACTCTTTGGCCTCGGGGATTACTTTGAGTTCGTGCTGCGCGCGGGCCCGCACGGGCGCTCGAAGCCGTTCAGCGACATGTATCACCTGGCGGCGGAGAAACTCAATCTGCCGCTCGGTGAGATCCTGCACGTCGGCGACGACCTGACCACGGACGTGGCCGGGGCGATCCGCTGCGGCATGCAGGCCTGCTGGATCAGGCCGGAAAATGCCGACCTGATGACCACGCCGGACAGTCGTCTTCTGCCGCACGTGGAAATTTCGCGGTTGGCATCCCTCACGACGCTGATATAA
- the uvrD gene encoding DNA helicase II has product MDVSYLLDSLNDKQREAVAASRTNMLVLAGAGSGKTRVLVHRIAWLQSVENCSPYSIMAVTFTNKAAAEMRHRIAQLMGTSQGGMWVGTFHGLAHRLLRAHHMDANLPQDFQILDSEDQLRLLKRLIKAMNLDEKQWPPRQAMWYINGQKDEGLRPHHIQSFGNPVEQTWQNVYKAYQEACDRAGLVDFAELLLRAHELWLNKPHILQHYRERFTNILVDEFQDTNNIQYAWIRLLAGDTGKVMIVGDDDQSIYGWRGAQVENIQRFLNDFPGAQTIRLEQNYRSTNNILSAANALIENNNGRLGKKLWTDGVDGEPISIYCAFNELDEARFVVNRIKTWQDNGGALEQCAILYRSNAQSRVLEEALLQVGMPYRIYGGMRFFERQEIKDALSYLRLIANRNDDAAFERVVNTPTRGIGDRTLDVVRQASRDRQLTLWQACRELLQEKALAGRAASALQRFIELIDALAQETADMPLHVQTDRVIKDSGLRIMYEQEKGEKGQTRIENLEELVTATRQFSYNEEDEDLMPLQAFLSHAALEAGEGQADTWQDAVQLMTLHSAKGLEFPQVFIVGVEEGMFPSQMSLDEGGRLEEERRLAYVGVTRAMQKLTLTYAETRRLYGKEVYHRPSRFIGELPEACVEEVRLRASISRPVSHQRMGSPISETDTGYKLGQRVRHSKFGEGTIVNLEGSGEHSRLQVAFQGQGIKWLVAAYAKLETV; this is encoded by the coding sequence ATGGACGTTTCTTACCTGCTCGACAGCCTTAATGACAAACAGCGTGAAGCCGTAGCGGCCTCGCGCACCAACATGCTGGTGCTGGCTGGGGCGGGCAGTGGTAAGACGCGCGTGCTGGTTCACCGTATTGCCTGGCTGCAGAGCGTTGAGAACTGCTCCCCATACTCCATCATGGCGGTAACGTTTACCAACAAGGCGGCGGCAGAGATGCGCCACCGTATCGCACAGCTGATGGGCACCAGCCAGGGCGGCATGTGGGTCGGCACCTTCCACGGCCTGGCGCACCGCCTGCTGCGCGCGCATCATATGGACGCCAACCTGCCGCAGGATTTTCAGATCCTCGACAGCGAAGACCAGCTCCGTTTGCTGAAGCGTCTTATCAAGGCGATGAACCTCGACGAGAAGCAGTGGCCGCCGCGTCAGGCGATGTGGTACATCAACGGTCAGAAAGACGAAGGGCTGCGCCCGCACCACATTCAGAGCTTCGGTAACCCGGTCGAGCAGACCTGGCAAAACGTCTACAAGGCCTATCAGGAAGCGTGCGATCGCGCTGGTCTGGTCGATTTCGCCGAGCTGCTGCTGCGCGCCCACGAGCTGTGGCTCAACAAGCCGCATATCCTTCAGCACTACCGTGAACGCTTCACCAATATCCTGGTGGATGAATTCCAGGATACCAACAACATTCAGTACGCGTGGATACGCCTGCTGGCCGGCGATACCGGCAAGGTGATGATCGTGGGCGATGACGACCAGTCGATCTACGGCTGGCGCGGGGCGCAGGTGGAAAACATCCAGCGCTTCCTCAACGATTTCCCCGGCGCACAGACCATTCGTCTGGAGCAGAACTACCGCTCGACGAACAACATCCTCAGCGCGGCTAACGCCCTGATCGAAAACAACAACGGGCGTCTGGGTAAAAAGCTGTGGACCGACGGCGTCGACGGCGAGCCTATCTCTATCTACTGTGCGTTCAATGAACTCGACGAAGCCCGCTTCGTGGTGAACCGCATCAAAACCTGGCAGGACAACGGCGGCGCGCTGGAGCAGTGCGCAATTCTCTATCGCAGCAACGCCCAGTCGCGCGTGCTGGAAGAGGCGCTGCTGCAGGTGGGCATGCCGTACCGCATTTACGGCGGTATGCGCTTCTTCGAACGCCAGGAAATCAAAGATGCACTCTCGTATCTGCGTCTGATTGCTAACCGTAACGATGATGCCGCGTTTGAGCGCGTAGTGAATACGCCAACCCGCGGGATTGGCGACCGCACGCTGGACGTGGTGCGCCAGGCATCTCGCGATCGTCAGCTTACGCTGTGGCAGGCGTGCCGCGAGCTGCTGCAGGAGAAAGCCCTCGCCGGACGCGCCGCCAGCGCGCTGCAGCGCTTCATTGAGCTGATTGATGCGTTGGCGCAGGAAACCGCCGACATGCCGCTGCACGTGCAGACCGACCGGGTGATTAAAGACTCCGGGCTGCGCATCATGTACGAGCAGGAGAAAGGCGAGAAGGGCCAGACCCGTATTGAGAACTTAGAGGAACTGGTGACGGCAACGCGCCAGTTCAGCTACAACGAAGAAGACGAAGACCTGATGCCGCTGCAGGCGTTCCTCTCCCACGCCGCGCTGGAAGCGGGCGAGGGGCAGGCGGACACCTGGCAGGATGCGGTTCAGCTGATGACCCTCCACTCCGCCAAAGGGCTGGAGTTCCCGCAGGTGTTCATCGTTGGGGTAGAAGAGGGGATGTTCCCAAGCCAGATGTCGCTGGATGAAGGCGGGCGCCTGGAAGAAGAGCGTCGTCTGGCCTACGTGGGCGTGACCCGTGCGATGCAAAAGCTGACGCTGACCTACGCCGAAACCCGCCGTCTGTACGGTAAAGAGGTGTATCACCGTCCGTCGCGCTTCATCGGCGAGCTGCCGGAAGCCTGCGTGGAGGAGGTGCGCCTGCGCGCCAGCATCAGCCGTCCGGTAAGCCATCAGCGCATGGGTTCGCCAATCTCTGAAACCGACACCGGCTACAAGCTGGGCCAGCGCGTTCGCCATTCGAAATTTGGCGAAGGCACCATCGTGAATCTGGAAGGCAGCGGCGAGCACAGCCGCCTGCAGGTCGCGTTCCAGGGGCAGGGTATTAAATGGCTGGTAGCGGCCTATGCTAAGCTCGAAACGGTGTAA
- the ysgD gene encoding YsgD/CorL family protein, producing the protein MDTPSRYWLNSLSSRNNS; encoded by the coding sequence TTGGACACACCCAGTAGATACTGGCTCAATTCCCTGTCATCCAGGAACAACTCCTAA
- the corA gene encoding magnesium/cobalt transporter CorA yields MLSAFQLENNRLTRLEAEESQPLVDAVWVDLVEPDDDERLRVQSELGQSLATRPELEDIEASARFFEDEDGLHIHSFFFFEDADDHAGNSTVAFTVRDGRLFTLRERELPAFRLYRMRARSQAMVDGNAYELLLDLFETKIEQLADEIENIYSDLEKLSRVIMEGHQGDEYDEALSTLAELEDIGWKVRLCLMDTQRALNFLVRKARLPGGQLEQAREILRDIESLLPHNESLFQKVNFLMQAAMGFINIEQNRIIKIFSVVSVVFLPPTLVASSYGMNFEFMPELRWSFGYPGAIVFMILAGLAPYLYFKRRNWL; encoded by the coding sequence ATGTTGAGCGCATTTCAACTCGAAAATAACCGACTGACTCGGCTTGAAGCCGAAGAGTCGCAGCCCCTTGTGGATGCCGTATGGGTGGATCTGGTCGAGCCGGACGACGATGAACGCCTTCGCGTACAATCAGAGCTGGGGCAAAGCCTGGCAACCCGTCCTGAACTGGAAGACATCGAAGCATCGGCACGTTTTTTTGAAGATGAAGACGGCCTGCACATTCACTCCTTCTTCTTTTTTGAAGACGCAGACGACCACGCGGGCAACTCTACCGTGGCGTTTACCGTTCGCGACGGCCGCCTGTTTACCCTGCGCGAGCGCGAACTGCCGGCGTTTCGTCTCTACCGCATGCGCGCCCGCAGCCAGGCGATGGTGGACGGCAACGCCTACGAGCTGCTGCTCGACCTGTTCGAAACCAAAATCGAACAGCTGGCGGATGAAATCGAAAACATCTACAGCGACCTGGAAAAGTTGAGCCGCGTGATCATGGAAGGCCATCAGGGCGATGAGTATGACGAAGCGCTCTCCACGCTGGCGGAGCTGGAAGATATCGGCTGGAAGGTGCGTTTGTGTCTGATGGATACCCAGCGCGCGCTGAACTTCCTGGTGCGCAAGGCGCGTCTGCCGGGCGGCCAGCTGGAGCAGGCGCGTGAGATTTTACGAGATATCGAATCCCTGCTGCCGCACAACGAATCCCTGTTCCAGAAGGTGAACTTCCTGATGCAGGCGGCGATGGGCTTTATTAACATCGAGCAGAACCGCATCATCAAGATCTTCTCGGTGGTGTCCGTGGTGTTTCTGCCGCCGACGCTGGTGGCATCGAGCTACGGGATGAACTTTGAGTTTATGCCCGAGCTGCGCTGGAGCTTCGGCTACCCGGGGGCGATTGTCTTTATGATCCTCGCCGGGCTGGCGCCGTATCTGTACTTTAAACGCCGGAACTGGCTGTGA